The window TGTTTAACTACTTGTAGATCATCTCAATAGTATGgctattgaggttttcaaagcatGGTATGTCGAGTATGTTTGTAGGTGTTGATGTCCTTTACTGAATGAATGGTTTTAATCACCACATGGCACATGTGGTAAACAATCAAAAGTTGATGCATACCTTTGAATTAAAAGGAATGCGAGCTGAAACATAGTACCCTTTAGAAAAGCAAATAAGAAAAATATCTAGGGCATGCAGAGCGATGCCACCAGAGATAACATTACACGCATAATATCTTACAGTACACACCACAACACAAGTCTGAAAATACTTTTGTCTGAGTACTGGCACGTACGAGCACATGCACTTATGCGCGCACAGTCCACTAGTCACGCGGTGGCGATGGGCGCGGCGTCCGCCTTCATGGCCTCGAAGCGCGGCTCCTTGGACTCGAACTTGTGGCGCAAGTACAGGCTCATGTAGTCCTCGAACACGAACCTCGGGTACACGGCGCTCCCGgcgcgctccgcctcctcctccgacagCTCCTCGACGAGTGCCGGGGCAGGGAAAATGACGGCGTCGGCGCCGGGGTTGTAGAATGACGCGAGGGACATGCGGTTGCCGTCGGGGCGGGTGAGCACGCGGTGCATCACGCTCTTGTACCGCCCGTTGGTGATCACCTCCAGCTGGTCGCCGATGTTGACGACGATGGCGTGGCGCATGGGCGACACGTCCACCCATGCCCCGTCCTTCAGGAGCTGGAGCCCGCTCACCTGGTCGTCCTGGAACAGCAGGATCACGCCGCCGGCGTCGGTGTGCGCGGGAAGGCCGTCGACCAGGTCAGGCCGCGGGCACGGCGGGTAGCTGCTGACCTTGGTGCCGAACGTGGGGCCCCTGGACCCGGCAAAGGCCCGCTTTAGGTAGCCCAGCTCCAGGCCCAGGTTCTCGCACAGAAGGTCCAGCACCTTCTCCGCCAGCTTCTCGATCTCCGACGCGAATTCCTTCATCACTTGCCTGCAACGACGACACGATTgcctcaaaaagaaaagaaaaatgcaaCGACGACACGAAAAAGGCAGCTCTTGTTATGAGACAAACACAAGTGTCACTTGCTAAAAAAAGTGATTCCAGTCGTGTTGGTTACTACTGTTCTTAATTAGGATTCTGATGTGCCCAAGCAATCTTATCTGCTGGAATTTTTTTAGCTGCATGCTGCATCAGGAATGACTTTGTGTACAAGGCGAAATGTTCGGTCAATAATAGGCTGCTTCggcagtaaaaagcaaagcaagcagGCAACAAAAAGCACACTGGAGTTGAATCTGCAACTAGATAATTTCTGTCGAAGCTGGTGATATATATCCCTTGGTCTCTTATGTTATTATACTTAGTGATCTAAGTCGCCgtagttaattaattaagtaatcccGCGTGCGTGCGTACCTGTAGTGGTGGTCGAGGTTGGGCAGGTCGGCGAGGTTGGAGGAGGGAAGGTGGCGGACGAAGAAGGTGCTCTCCCAGTCCACGTCCTTCACGTCGGCGCCCTTCTCGCCGGCCTCCAGCGTCCGCGCCGCGAACTCCTTGAACTGCTGCTCCCAGCACGCCGCGTAGTGCGCCTTGCTCACCCGCTCCACCTCGTCCATCAGCTCGTGCGAGATGCCAGCAGCTGCACACATATACAGTCAGTTAATCATGTCCAGAAAATACATCAAGAATCATCAAGCACTACGTTCATAAATCACTCTGCTATAAGAGAATTCTATGTGTGTGGGGGGCAGTGGCACCTCGAAGAAGCCCCAGTTCTCGCAGGCGTCGCCGATGACCCCCATGGCGGCGCCCCTCTCCTCGGTCTCCAGCTTCTCCATGTTGATCACCGGGAAGCTCAAGGAGGCGGCAGCATTAGCAGGAATTG is drawn from Triticum dicoccoides isolate Atlit2015 ecotype Zavitan chromosome 6B, WEW_v2.0, whole genome shotgun sequence and contains these coding sequences:
- the LOC119320303 gene encoding 1-aminocyclopropane-1-carboxylate oxidase 1-like isoform X2, whose translation is MAIPANAAASLSFPVINMEKLETEERGAAMGVIGDACENWGFFEVAAAGISHELMDEVERVSKAHYAACWEQQFKEFAARTLEAGEKGADVKDVDWESTFFVRHLPSSNLADLPNLDHHYRQVMKEFASEIEKLAEKVLDLLCENLGLELGYLKRAFAGSRGPTFGTKVSSYPPCPRPDLVDGLPAHTDAGGVILLFQDDQVSGLQLLKDGAWVDVSPMRHAIVVNIGDQLEVITNGRYKSVMHRVLTRPDGNRMSLASFYNPGADAVIFPAPALVEELSEEEAERAGSAVYPRFVFEDYMSLYLRHKFESKEPRFEAMKADAAPIATA
- the LOC119320303 gene encoding 1-aminocyclopropane-1-carboxylate oxidase 3-like isoform X1, with protein sequence MDEVERVSKAHYAACWEQQFKEFAARTLEAGEKGADVKDVDWESTFFVRHLPSSNLADLPNLDHHYRQVMKEFASEIEKLAEKVLDLLCENLGLELGYLKRAFAGSRGPTFGTKVSSYPPCPRPDLVDGLPAHTDAGGVILLFQDDQVSGLQLLKDGAWVDVSPMRHAIVVNIGDQLEVITNGRYKSVMHRVLTRPDGNRMSLASFYNPGADAVIFPAPALVEELSEEEAERAGSAVYPRFVFEDYMSLYLRHKFESKEPRFEAMKADAAPIATA